From the Rhodoferax sp. WC2427 genome, one window contains:
- the dcd gene encoding dCTP deaminase, which produces MTIKSDKWIRRMAEQTGMIEPFEPGQIRERDGHKIISYGTSSYGYDIRCAPEFKVFTNIHSTVVDPKNFDEKSFVDFSGDSCIIPPNSFALARTVEYFRIPRNVLTICLGKSTYARCGIIVNVTPFEPEWEGYVTLEFSNTTPLPAKIYAGEGCAQVLFFESDEVCEVSYKDRGGKYQGQVGVTLPRA; this is translated from the coding sequence ATGACTATCAAAAGCGACAAGTGGATTCGCCGCATGGCCGAGCAAACCGGGATGATCGAGCCGTTTGAACCCGGCCAGATTCGCGAACGCGACGGCCACAAGATCATCAGCTACGGGACCAGCAGCTACGGCTACGACATCCGCTGTGCGCCCGAATTCAAGGTGTTCACCAACATCCACAGCACCGTGGTCGATCCCAAGAACTTCGACGAAAAGAGTTTTGTCGATTTTTCGGGCGACAGCTGCATCATTCCGCCCAACAGCTTTGCGCTGGCCCGCACGGTCGAGTACTTCCGCATTCCACGCAATGTGCTCACCATTTGCCTGGGCAAAAGCACCTACGCGCGCTGCGGCATCATTGTCAACGTGACCCCGTTCGAGCCCGAGTGGGAGGGTTACGTGACCCTGGAGTTCAGCAACACCACACCGCTGCCCGCCAAGATCTACGCCGGCGAGGGCTGCGCCCAGGTGCTGTTCTTTGAAAGCGACGAGGTCTGCGAGGTCAGCTACAAAGACCGCGGCGGTAAATACCAGGGCCAGGTGGGCGTGACCTTGCCGCGCGCGTAA
- a CDS encoding class II glutamine amidotransferase has product MCQMLAMNCNSSASINFSFAGFSARGGQTGEHADGWGIAFHERTGCRVFIDDGRASDSALADFVRSYPIKSKSVLAHIRKATQGAVTLSNCHPFQREWLGQHWVFCHNGDLKNYHPNLRGNYLPVGTTDSEKAFCWILQELRSAFKGACPPSWKQLAPVLAGLSRRIARHGTFNFLLSNGEAMYAHCSTNLSWVSRQHPFQTARLIDCDMTLDLRQANSESDRMVLVATEPLTADEPWDSFAPGELKVFVEGAQVWSSTSLPPQPTKPMKPVKAARAVPPKPVTVRASLGAPA; this is encoded by the coding sequence ATGTGCCAAATGCTCGCCATGAATTGCAACAGCAGCGCCAGCATCAACTTCTCGTTTGCCGGGTTTTCTGCCCGCGGAGGGCAGACCGGCGAGCATGCCGACGGCTGGGGCATCGCCTTCCACGAGCGCACCGGCTGCCGGGTGTTTATTGACGACGGGCGGGCCAGCGACTCGGCCCTGGCCGACTTTGTGCGCAGCTACCCCATCAAGTCCAAGTCGGTACTGGCACACATCCGCAAGGCTACCCAGGGCGCGGTCACTTTATCCAACTGCCACCCGTTCCAGCGCGAATGGCTGGGCCAGCACTGGGTGTTCTGCCACAACGGCGACCTCAAAAACTACCACCCCAACCTGCGCGGCAACTACCTGCCGGTGGGCACTACCGACAGCGAAAAGGCCTTTTGCTGGATATTGCAGGAGCTGCGCAGCGCATTCAAAGGAGCCTGCCCGCCGAGCTGGAAGCAGTTGGCACCGGTGCTGGCCGGGCTGTCGCGCCGCATCGCCAGGCACGGCACGTTCAACTTCCTGCTGTCCAACGGCGAGGCCATGTATGCGCATTGCTCCACCAATCTCAGCTGGGTGTCGCGCCAGCACCCGTTCCAGACCGCCCGTCTGATCGACTGCGATATGACACTCGACCTGCGCCAGGCCAATAGCGAGAGCGACCGCATGGTGCTGGTGGCCACCGAGCCGCTGACCGCCGACGAGCCCTGGGACAGCTTCGCCCCGGGCGAACTCAAGGTGTTTGTCGAAGGTGCCCAGGTCTGGAGCAGCACCAGCCTGCCACCCCAGCCCACCAAGCCAATGAAACCCGTGAAAGCCGCCCGGGCCGTGCCGCCCAAGCCGGTAACCGTGCGTGCCAGCCTGGGGGCACCCGCGTGA
- a CDS encoding dipeptide ABC transporter ATP-binding protein, translating to MSAAAAEGGRRVLEVQHLGVRFETKERVVDAVRDLSFHVNAGETLAIVGESGSGKSVSSLALMRLVENGGGRITSGSMQFHRRDGSTLDLAQASAATMRGIRGAEMAMVFQEPMTSLNPVFPVGEQIAESIRLHQRLGRTAALAEALRMLDLVRIPEAKNVLGRFPHQLSGGMRQRVMIAMALACKPRLLIADEPTTALDVTIQAQVLSLIRLLQRDMQMGVVFITHDMGVVAEMADRVLVMLRGDKVEEGDCARLFAAPQHPYTRALLAAVPTLGAMHGTDSPAKFPLLDAPNAPNVALWPERDAVQYDKPPVLNVQGLTTRFPVRTGLLGRVTRQVYAVEQVSFSLQRGETLALVGESGCGKSTTGRSLARLVEFNAGSVDVAGRAIAPLKGRSLQALRRDVQFIFQDPFASLDPRLTVGFAIMEPLLVHGVASGAEAEKRVAELLYRVGLPANAAQRYPHEFSGGQRQRIAIARALALNPKVVVADEAVSALDVSIRAQIVNLMLDLQRDFGIAFLFISHDMAVVERISHRVAVMYLGQIVEIGPRRAVFENPQHAYTRRLMAAVPVADPARRHMQRELQTGDIPSPIRAMDDAPQVAPLVEVGPGHFVARHAVGGMY from the coding sequence GTGAGTGCTGCCGCAGCGGAGGGTGGTCGCCGGGTGCTGGAGGTGCAGCACTTGGGGGTGCGGTTTGAAACCAAGGAGCGCGTGGTGGATGCCGTACGCGACCTGTCTTTCCACGTCAATGCAGGCGAAACCCTGGCCATCGTAGGCGAGTCGGGTTCGGGCAAGTCGGTATCGTCTCTGGCGCTGATGCGGCTGGTGGAGAACGGCGGCGGGCGCATCACCAGCGGCAGCATGCAGTTCCACCGGCGCGATGGCAGTACGCTGGACCTGGCCCAGGCCAGCGCAGCCACCATGCGCGGCATCCGCGGCGCCGAAATGGCCATGGTGTTCCAGGAGCCCATGACCTCGCTGAACCCGGTGTTCCCCGTGGGCGAGCAGATTGCCGAATCCATCCGCCTGCACCAGCGGCTGGGCCGCACCGCCGCCCTGGCCGAGGCCCTGCGCATGCTCGACCTGGTGCGCATCCCCGAGGCCAAGAATGTGCTGGGCCGCTTTCCGCACCAGCTCTCTGGCGGCATGCGCCAGCGGGTCATGATCGCCATGGCCTTGGCGTGCAAACCCCGTCTGCTGATCGCCGACGAGCCCACCACCGCGCTGGACGTGACTATCCAGGCCCAGGTGCTGTCGCTGATCCGACTGCTGCAAAGGGATATGCAGATGGGCGTGGTGTTCATTACCCACGACATGGGCGTGGTGGCCGAGATGGCTGACCGCGTGCTGGTCATGCTGCGCGGCGACAAGGTCGAAGAGGGCGACTGCGCGCGCCTGTTTGCCGCCCCCCAGCACCCCTACACCCGCGCGCTGCTGGCGGCGGTACCTACGCTGGGGGCCATGCACGGTACCGACAGCCCGGCCAAATTTCCGCTGCTGGATGCGCCGAATGCGCCGAATGTGGCGCTCTGGCCGGAGCGCGACGCCGTGCAATACGACAAGCCGCCGGTGCTGAATGTGCAGGGTCTGACCACTCGCTTCCCGGTGCGCACCGGGCTGCTGGGCCGCGTGACGCGGCAGGTGTATGCGGTGGAGCAGGTCAGTTTCAGCCTGCAGCGCGGCGAAACGCTGGCCCTGGTGGGCGAGTCGGGCTGCGGCAAGTCCACCACCGGGCGCTCGCTGGCGCGGCTGGTGGAATTCAATGCGGGCAGTGTGGACGTAGCCGGGCGGGCGATTGCCCCGTTGAAAGGCCGCAGCTTGCAGGCCTTGCGCCGCGACGTGCAGTTTATTTTCCAGGACCCGTTTGCCTCGCTGGACCCGCGCCTGACGGTGGGCTTTGCCATCATGGAGCCGCTGCTGGTGCACGGCGTGGCCAGTGGCGCAGAAGCCGAAAAGCGGGTGGCCGAGCTGCTGTACCGCGTGGGCCTGCCTGCCAACGCTGCCCAACGGTATCCGCACGAATTCTCTGGTGGGCAGCGCCAGCGGATTGCAATTGCCCGGGCGCTGGCGCTGAACCCCAAGGTGGTGGTGGCCGACGAGGCGGTGTCGGCACTGGACGTGTCCATCCGAGCGCAGATCGTCAACCTGATGCTGGACCTGCAGCGCGATTTCGGCATTGCCTTTTTATTCATCTCGCATGACATGGCCGTGGTGGAGCGCATCAGCCACCGGGTGGCGGTGATGTACCTGGGCCAGATTGTGGAGATCGGCCCCCGCCGTGCGGTGTTCGAGAATCCGCAGCATGCCTACACCCGCCGCCTGATGGCCGCCGTGCCGGTGGCCGATCCGGCGCGCCGCCACATGCAGCGCGAACTGCAGACCGGCGATATCCCCAGCCCGATCCGTGCCATGGACGATGCGCCGCAGGTGGCTCCGCTGGTCGAGGTAGGCCCCGGCCACTTCGTGGCGCGCCACGCGGTGGGTGGGATGTATTAG